The Vicia villosa cultivar HV-30 ecotype Madison, WI linkage group LG1, Vvil1.0, whole genome shotgun sequence genome includes a region encoding these proteins:
- the LOC131625079 gene encoding RING-H2 finger protein ATL54-like — protein MGLHHRKLIPEICDSICHINEALPNCSSNKDCTVCFNICLTNLQNPNYYSSPPPPPPPPPQQEFPFYNSNQNQHKIINYFIITLSLLALIFFLVCIRAIYVNCRSRRTRTRLRTVARTRTPPPQSATREIDMNFDDEQHDDDSIVDHPIWYIRTQGLQQSVINAISVCKYKKGEGLIEGTDCSVCLSEFEEDESLRLLPKCHHAFHLPCIDTWLSSHTNCPMCRAPIVSTNPAIARVESLESIVVDSGAQIEVSDENRGETESNLGFENRVFDSELSNGAVEEEDEGGQLEVCENERRVVDAVSGSISTRPRRSVSMDDSFVAGINNDVATVISKEPNGNEDSVLKFNGSENLATTSKGSTSSSFSFRSARYLQGVASPMKRSSSYNGKFLLSWYSRNQKKPNAILRNF, from the coding sequence ATGGGATTACATCACAGAAAATTGATCCCAGAAATATGCGACTCGATTTGTCACATAAACGAAGCTTTACCTAATTGTTCATCTAACAAAGATTGCACTGTTTGCTTCAATATCTGTTTAACCAATCTCCAAAACCCTAATTACTATtcttcaccaccaccaccaccaccgccaCCACCGCAACAAGAATTTCCTTTCTACAATTCAAATCAAAACCAGCACAAAATCATCAATTACTTCATCATCACTCTTTCTCTTCTTGCTCTTATTTTCTTCCTTGTTTGTATTCGTGCAATTTATGTCAATTGTAGgtcaagaagaacaagaacaaggttaAGGACAGTGGCAAGGACAAGAACTCCACCACCACAATCAGCAACTCGAGAAATCGATATGAATTTTGATGATGAACAACATGATGATGATTCTATTGTGGATCATCCGATTTGGTATATTCGAACTCAAGGTCTTCAACAATCGGTTATAAATGCAATTAGTGTTTGCAAGTATAAGAAAGGCGAAGGTTTGATTGAAGGAACGGATTGTTCTGTTTGTTTGAGTGAGTTTGAAGAAGATGAGAGTCTTAGGCTTTTACCTAAGTGTCATCATGCTTTTCATTTACCTTGTATTGATACTTGGCTTAGTTCTCATACTAATTGTCCTATGTGTAGAGCTCCAATTGTTAGTACTAATCCTGCAATTGCGAGGGTTGAGTCTTTGGAATCTATTGTTGTTGATTCTGGTGCACAAATTGAGGTTTCTGATGAAAATAGGGGTGAAACTGAATCCAATTTAGGGTTTGAAAATAGGGTTTTTGATTCTGAATTGAGTAATGGGGCTGTAGAAGAGGAAGATGAAGGAGGGCAATTGGAGGTATGTGAAAATGAAAGGCGGGTTGTTGACGCGGTTAGCGGTAGTATTAGTACTCGGCCTAGGAGATCGGTTTCTATGGATGATTCTTTTGTTGCAGGTATCAATAATGATGTTGCAACTGTTATATCAAAAGAACCTAATGGTAATGAAGACAGTGTTTTGAAGTTTAATGGAAGTGAGAATTTGGCAACTACATCGAAAGGTAGTACTAGTAGTAGTTTTTCTTTTAGGTCAGCAAGATATTTGCAGGGTGTTGCTAGTCCAATGAAGAGATCAAGTTCATATAATGGGAAGTTTCTTCTGTCTTGGTATAGCCGGAATCAGAAAAAGCCAAATGCTATTCTgagaaacttttga
- the LOC131645078 gene encoding root phototropism protein 3-like, producing the protein MWESESDSAARHKYGDGILTSNKLSVKTQGFLQRGHSWYVATDIPSDFLVQIGEANFHLHKYPLISRSGKMSRIIYESRESDVNKVVMNDIPGGFEAFELAAKFCYGIAVDLTAGNISGLRCSAEYLEMTEDLEEGNLIFKTEAFLSYVVLSSWRDSIVVLKSCEKLSPWSENLQIVRRCSESIAWKACANPKGIRWSYTGRTSSKISSPRWNSNSINNDMMKDATSPSKNQLVPPDWWFEDVSILRIDHFVRVITAIKVKGMRFELIGAAIMHYATKWLQGLVSETTITFDETSNYGIGNSLSSSSGSSSGSNWIKGGGGGLHMIVSGGTRDETSTLQAKEQRMIIESLISIIPPQKDTVSCTFLLRLLRMAIMLKVAPALVTELEKRVGMQFEQATLSDLLIPCYNKGETMMYDVDLVLRLLEHFLVQEQTESSSPTRHSISEKHLGSNLNAKARVARLVDSYLTEVSRDRNLSLTKFQVLAEALPESARTCDDGLYRAIDSYLKAHPTLSEHERKRLCRVMDCQKLSIDACMHAAQNERLPLRVVVQVLFAEQVKISTALSNPSLKDVETFTQPMVTNRKTLLEATPQSFQEGWTAAKKDVNTLKFELESVKAKYLELQNDMENLQKQFDKMLKQKQSSAWSSGWKKLSKLTKMTSVQNHDHDISPRSNNLASAEQNRKSTRRWRNSIS; encoded by the exons ATGTGGGAATCTGAGAGTGATTCAGCTGCTAGACACAAATATGGAGATGGAATTCTCACTTCAAACAAACTTAGTGTTAAGACTCAAGGATTTCTTCAAAGAGGTCACTCTTG GTATGTTGCAACTGATATTCCAAGTGATTTTCTTGTTCAAATTGGAGAAGCTAATTTCCACTTACACAAG TATCCTCTAATATCTCGAAGTGGGAAGATGAGTAGAATCATATACGAATCGCGCGAATCGGATGTGAATAAGGTAGTTATGAATGATATTCCGGGTGGATTTGAGGCATTTGAACTTGCGGCGAAGTTTTGTTATGGAATTGCTGTTGATTTAACGGCCGGAAATATCTCGGGACTAAGATGTTCGGCTGAGTATTTAGAAATGACAGAAGATTTAGAAGAAGGGAATCTTATATTCAAAACTGAAGCGTTTCTTAGCTATGTTGTTTTATCGTCGTGGAGAGATTCTATAGTGGTTTTGAAAAGCTGCGAAAAGCTTTCACCGTGGTCGGAGAATCTTCAAATCGTTCGAAGATGCAGCGAGTCGATTGCTTGGAAAGCTTGTGCTAATCCAAAAGGGATAAGGTGGTCTTACACTGGAAGAACATCGTCGAAAATTTCAAGTCCGAGATGGAATAGTAATAGTATTAATAATGATATGATGAAAGATGCAACGAGTCCGAGTAAGAATCAATTAGTTCCTCCGGATTGGTGGTTCGAAGATGTTTCGATTCTTAGGATTGATCATTTCGTTAGAGTCATTACTGCTATTAAGGTTAAGGGAATGCGATTTGAGTTAATCGGAGCTGCGATAATGCATTATGCAACTAAATGGCTACAAGGGTTGGTTAGCGAAACAACAATCACATTCGACGAAACAAGCAATTACGGTATTGGTAATAGTCTTAGTAGTAGTAGTGGTAGCAGTAGCGGTAGTAACTGGATTAAAGGCGGCGGTGGTGGACTTCATATGATTGTATCGGGCGGAACAAGAGACGAAACTTCAACTCTTCAAGCTAAAGAGCAAAGAATGATCATTGAGAGTCTCATAAGCATTATTCCTCCTCAGAAAGATACGGTTTCGTGCACTTTTCTTCTTAGGCTTCTGAGAATGGCAATCATGTTAAAAGTTGCACCTGCGTTGGTTACGGAATTAGAGAAAAGAGTCGGAATGCAATTCGAGCAAGCGACACTTTCTGATCTCTTGATTCCTTGTTATAACAAAGGAGAAACAATGATGTATGATGTCGATCTTGTTTTGAGGCTACTCGAGCATTTTCTTGTGCAAGAACAAACCGAAAGTTCTAGTCCAACAAGACACTCGATTTCCGAGAAACATTTAGGAAGTAACCTTAATGCAAAAGCAAGAGTAGCAAGACTTGTTGATAGCTATCTTACAGAAGTTTCAAGAGATCGAAACCTTTCATTGACGAAATTTCAAGTACTTGCTGAAGCTTTACCTGAATCGGCTAGAACCTGCGATGATGGTCTTTATAGAGCTATTGATTCCTATCTTaag GCACATCCGACGCTATCTGAGCATGAAAGGAAGCGACTCTGTCGCGTAATGGATTGTCAGAAACTCTCAATTGACGCATGCATGCACGCGGCACAAAACGAAAGGCTTCCGTTAAGAGTAGTTGTGCAAGTCCTATTCGCGGAACAGGTAAAGATAAGCACTGCACTATCCAATCCTTCTTTGAAAGATGTTGAAACCTTTACTCAACCAATGGTTACGAACCGAAAAACGCTACTCGAGGCGACTCCGCAGTCATTCCAAGAAGGATGGACAGCTGCTAAAAAAGATGTCAACACACTAAAATTTGAGCTGGAGAGCGTGAAAGCGAAGTATTTGGAGCTTCAAAACGATATGGAAAATTTGCAGAAACAGTTTGATAAGATGTTAAAGCAGAAGCAAAGTTCAGCTTGGAGTAGTGGTTGGAAGAAATTGAGCAAACTAACAAAGATGACAAGTGTGCAGAACCATGATCACGATATTTCGCCTCGGAGTAATAATCTAGCTTCTGCAGAACAGAACAGAAAGAGTACTAGAAGATGGAGAAATTCAATATCTTGA
- the LOC131645079 gene encoding uncharacterized protein LOC131645079, giving the protein MFRTWTKAIIPLSKLRAPMHQTYARVAAAPIIEDKVEPAVNLDKMFWSKPCSLALPRDSPLRVDEPDYQGFKRFMLKLMLFYSKQSKSIRGANVVYKRIVSQVEKPLIYEVFNLEKTFKTTFSLLVLHMWFYLRRIKQEGSEGVEFGQYLYEIYNHDVEVRVSKAGVNLLLIKWMKELEKIFYGNIVAYDAAILPEAKPGDFASIIWRNIFSDDGSSTPDKAALQSVQALARYAQREVSCMTLTDKEALLSGNFMFTSLKHEIKSKNGHQ; this is encoded by the exons atgtTTCGAACATGGACCAAAGCAATTATTCCACTCTCCAAACTTCGTGCCCCAATGCATCAAACCTACGCTAGGGTTGCAGCTGCACCAATCATAGAAGACAAAGTTGAACCCGCT GTTAATCTAGACAAAATGTTTTGGTCTAAACCATGTTCTCTGGCGCTGCCCCGTGACTCGCCTCTAAGAGTTGATGAACCTGATTACCAGGGGTTTAAACGTTTCATGCTCAAACTCATGCTATTTTATAGTAAGCAGAGCAAATCGATTCGAGGGGCTAATGTTGTTTACAAAAGAATTGTTTCTCAAGTTGAGAAACCGCTTATTTACGAAG TGTTTAACTTGGAGaaaacattcaaaacaacatTCTCTTTGCTTGTACTTCACATGTGGTTTTACTTGCGCCGTATTAAGCAAGAGGGAAGTGAGGGTGTTGAATTTGGGCAGTACCTTTATGAAATCTACAATCACGATGTGGAGGTTAGAGTGTCCAAAGCAGGG GTTAACCTACTACTGATTAAGTGGATGAAGGAGCTTGAGAAGATTTTTTATGGGAATATTGTTGCTTATGATGCTGCTATACTGCCAGAAGCTAAACCGGGTGATTTTGCCAGTATTATATGGAG GAATATATTCTCAGACGATGGTTCTTCAACACCAGACAAAGCTGCATTGCAATCAGTGCAG GCATTGGCCAGGTATGCTCAAAGGGAAGTAAGTTGCATGACTTTAACAG ATAAAGAAGCACTATTATCAGGAAATTTCATGTTTACCTCTTTGAAGCATGAGATCAAAAGCAAAAATGGGCACCAATGA